One region of Chryseobacterium sp. SORGH_AS_0447 genomic DNA includes:
- a CDS encoding T9SS type A sorting domain-containing protein, with the protein MKQSLLFLLASAGILSAQTTITKAFNDPVAGETVAYLGVIGTPDNSATGANTTFNNGSLTFAGSATTVYSTPSASEVTTFPGSTLKMTGTGNIVFYKQSASKLEITGLTTPDATLNLSANNGTFISYPTQYTTTTETDQAQGTFSSTTISGLCRGTITINPNASGTLILGASTFTNVLRVKSVQAFNLYLPNDTNFLLPIGSITNTSYSYYSSSRKFPLLTTIQTIINVPVANINNQTTDGAQVLSAAVLATGEINAKKAGLQIYPNPAQDFIGFKGQTGEYSTAKIYSVDGKLIKTSDIQSGKVQVSDLPSASYFIEVSGKNNQKPEKSKFIKK; encoded by the coding sequence ATGAAACAGTCTTTACTTTTTCTGCTTGCATCAGCAGGTATTTTATCGGCTCAGACCACGATTACTAAAGCATTTAATGATCCTGTTGCCGGTGAAACGGTAGCTTATCTTGGCGTCATCGGAACACCGGATAATTCTGCTACGGGAGCCAATACAACATTCAACAATGGCTCGCTTACATTTGCCGGATCGGCAACGACGGTGTATTCCACTCCTTCTGCCAGTGAGGTTACCACATTTCCTGGATCTACCTTGAAAATGACGGGTACCGGAAATATCGTATTTTATAAACAAAGTGCTTCCAAGCTTGAAATTACAGGATTGACAACTCCGGATGCCACCCTGAATTTATCGGCTAACAACGGGACGTTTATCAGCTACCCTACTCAATATACCACCACAACGGAAACAGATCAGGCACAGGGAACATTTTCATCAACCACCATTAGCGGGCTTTGCAGGGGAACCATCACCATCAATCCTAATGCTTCAGGGACACTGATACTGGGCGCTTCTACTTTTACGAACGTATTAAGGGTAAAATCCGTTCAGGCATTCAACCTCTATTTACCGAATGATACCAATTTCCTTTTGCCGATCGGAAGTATTACCAATACGTCTTATTCCTACTACAGCAGCTCCAGAAAATTCCCGTTGCTGACCACCATTCAGACTATTATTAATGTACCTGTTGCCAACATCAACAACCAGACAACCGACGGGGCACAGGTTCTGAGCGCAGCTGTTCTTGCAACCGGAGAAATAAACGCTAAAAAAGCAGGGCTGCAGATCTATCCGAATCCGGCTCAGGATTTTATCGGGTTTAAAGGACAGACCGGTGAATATTCAACGGCAAAAATTTACAGCGTGGACGGAAAACTTATTAAAACTTCCGATATCCAGTCAGGAAAAGTACAGGTTTCCGACCTTCCTTCCGCTTCTTATTTTATCGAAGTATCCGGGAAAAACAACCAGAAGCCGGAAAAGTCAAAATTCATCAAGAAATAA
- a CDS encoding carboxymuconolactone decarboxylase family protein produces MTTIPFSANGTTPFEKLLGHNPAILIHWNNLEETLFTETTLDKNMLEQIRRAMAFENGCEYCMVKAGRPDFDASQVKISIAVAFAELFCKNHTSVFPAHFDMLRENFTDYQISELCAFIAFVQASQKLGKIFNLSENEQPNPAIRL; encoded by the coding sequence ATGACAACAATACCTTTTTCTGCAAACGGAACCACCCCTTTTGAAAAACTGCTCGGTCACAATCCGGCAATCCTTATCCACTGGAATAACCTGGAAGAAACCTTATTTACAGAAACAACATTAGACAAGAATATGCTCGAACAGATCCGCAGGGCCATGGCTTTTGAAAACGGCTGCGAATACTGTATGGTAAAAGCAGGCCGGCCCGACTTCGATGCCTCACAGGTAAAAATTTCCATAGCCGTGGCATTTGCCGAGCTTTTTTGCAAAAACCATACATCCGTTTTCCCCGCTCATTTTGATATGCTTCGCGAAAATTTTACCGATTACCAGATTTCAGAACTCTGTGCTTTCATTGCCTTCGTGCAGGCTTCCCAAAAATTAGGTAAAATATTTAATCTTTCTGAAAATGAACAGCCGAATCCTGCCATCAGGCTCTAA
- a CDS encoding Lrp/AsnC family transcriptional regulator: MLDDFDYRILQILSENSRLSYAEIGRKISLSQSATKERVQNLVENGIIKQFTVEVDYEKLGYPLKVVISLKFKNDEFRRFIDDVHKFPEILSCKRVTGEFCLIAECVLKDSRHLEELIDRLISYGIPTTAIELSEIKTKTFLGKVEVKSN; this comes from the coding sequence ATGTTAGACGATTTTGATTACCGGATTTTACAGATCCTGAGTGAAAATTCCCGGTTAAGCTACGCGGAAATCGGCCGTAAAATTTCCCTGTCCCAATCGGCTACCAAAGAACGGGTTCAGAACCTTGTCGAGAATGGGATTATAAAGCAATTTACGGTTGAGGTGGATTATGAAAAACTGGGGTATCCGCTGAAGGTAGTCATTAGCCTTAAATTTAAGAATGACGAATTCCGCAGGTTTATTGATGATGTGCATAAATTCCCGGAAATCCTCAGCTGTAAAAGAGTAACGGGAGAATTCTGTCTTATTGCAGAATGTGTGCTGAAAGACAGCCGCCATCTGGAGGAGCTGATCGACCGGCTAATTTCCTATGGAATTCCGACGACGGCAATTGAGCTTTCCGAAATTAAAACAAAGACTTTTTTAGGTAAAGTTGAGGTAAAGTCGAATTAG
- a CDS encoding DUF6624 domain-containing protein gives MDIKNIAQEIIRLKNADLELRNQLLRNGELGAGYNQEMQNLHYKNAEQLDEIMGRIGYPTIEKVGKEAAEAAWLVIQHAIAKPDFMRKCLKLLEDSTPEENAERINIAYLADRIAVFEGKPQLYGTQFDWDENGQLSPNCYDDLNKVNERRKSLGLNSLEEQTAIIRDRAQKESQHPPEDLKKRNEEMETWKRSVGWII, from the coding sequence ATGGATATTAAAAACATAGCCCAAGAAATCATCCGGTTGAAAAATGCCGATCTCGAACTCCGTAACCAGCTGCTCCGAAACGGAGAACTGGGAGCAGGATACAACCAGGAAATGCAGAATCTTCACTATAAAAATGCGGAACAATTAGATGAAATCATGGGTCGTATCGGATACCCTACGATAGAGAAAGTGGGTAAAGAAGCGGCTGAAGCCGCATGGCTGGTTATACAGCATGCCATCGCCAAACCGGATTTCATGAGAAAATGCCTGAAACTATTGGAAGATTCCACTCCCGAAGAAAATGCTGAGAGAATCAATATCGCGTATCTGGCCGACAGGATTGCGGTTTTCGAAGGAAAGCCACAGCTATACGGAACCCAGTTCGACTGGGATGAAAACGGGCAGCTGAGCCCGAATTGTTATGATGATCTGAATAAAGTGAACGAAAGACGAAAATCGCTCGGCCTGAATTCACTGGAAGAGCAAACTGCGATCATCAGAGACCGTGCCCAAAAAGAGAGCCAGCATCCTCCGGAAGATCTGAAAAAGAGAAACGAAGAAATGGAAACCTGGAAAAGATCCGTAGGATGGATCATTTGA
- a CDS encoding GNAT family N-acetyltransferase codes for MEKEFRLRPWKKEDLSSLVKYADNRSIAQNMTDMFPHPYSEADGLAFIEFAAQSAPAHIFAIEVDGEAAGGIGIHPQHDIHRKNAELGYWLGEPFWGMGIISRSIQQAVDFAFRNYDEIDRIFARPFGSNTASQKVLEKNGFALEARFEKTLIKNGELQDELIYALRRENFY; via the coding sequence ATGGAAAAAGAATTCAGACTGAGACCCTGGAAAAAGGAAGACCTCAGCAGCCTAGTAAAATATGCAGACAACCGAAGCATTGCCCAAAACATGACCGATATGTTTCCGCATCCTTATTCGGAGGCTGACGGATTAGCTTTTATTGAATTTGCGGCCCAGTCTGCTCCTGCTCATATTTTTGCTATTGAAGTTGACGGCGAAGCGGCAGGCGGGATCGGCATTCATCCCCAACACGATATTCACCGTAAAAATGCGGAGCTCGGCTACTGGCTGGGGGAACCTTTCTGGGGAATGGGAATCATCAGCCGGTCCATTCAACAGGCCGTAGACTTTGCCTTTCGGAATTATGATGAAATCGACCGGATTTTTGCCCGCCCGTTCGGAAGCAATACGGCATCGCAGAAAGTATTGGAAAAGAACGGATTTGCCCTGGAAGCACGGTTTGAAAAAACACTGATTAAAAACGGTGAATTACAGGATGAGCTGATCTATGCTCTACGCAGAGAAAACTTCTATTAA
- a CDS encoding UvrD-helicase domain-containing protein — protein MKLTQEQQDIINSSGNIKINAVAGSGKTTTVIEYAATRSAESKILYLVFNKAVRMEAAKKFADKGLHNVRVETAHSLAFRYIVFGHNYKVRAQGYKTHEIAALLNLQGNGEKHAEYIVANHINKCIAYFCNSDKRKVRDLNYLDTVTDPKAKSFVSMFYDYIIAQTRLLLSKMDKGEIEVTHDFYLKKFQLLNPELGYDYILFDEGQDASPAMLDLFFKQKAVKVIVGDTHQQIYSWRYAVNSLEKADFTTHHLSTSFRFGQDIAGLASEVLELKSHLDENFKASVSITGAGLSKEIKTRATLARTNLGLLLKAIEYVTENKRSRQIYFEGNISSYTYADDGASLYDVLNLYSNKRHLIKDELIRSMKDLAELEDYIEKTEDVQLSLMVEIIKEYESEVPEIINTIKKRHVGNNSKEEADMIFSTVHRCKGMEYDSVELVNDFISEKRLDKLKEDRQNFELNIPKLNEEINLLYVAVTRTKTDLFIPETLLPDTFNSESKHIHVVKVKNEDDALPKKTSSPGTKTSNKTEKTYSVEQIRTTHKGAYKPWTQDEDEELAGMFGDGCPIKEIADHLGRTRGAIVARIKKLELENFY, from the coding sequence ATGAAATTAACACAGGAACAGCAGGACATTATCAACTCGTCCGGCAACATTAAAATCAACGCCGTAGCCGGATCGGGAAAAACCACCACCGTTATCGAATACGCAGCGACACGTTCCGCCGAAAGCAAAATCCTCTATCTCGTGTTCAATAAAGCGGTGCGGATGGAAGCGGCTAAAAAATTTGCCGATAAAGGACTTCATAATGTAAGAGTGGAAACCGCTCATTCGCTAGCGTTCCGGTATATTGTTTTCGGGCACAATTACAAAGTACGCGCACAGGGCTACAAAACCCATGAGATCGCCGCGTTACTCAACCTGCAGGGCAACGGTGAGAAACATGCCGAATATATTGTGGCCAATCATATCAACAAGTGCATCGCCTATTTCTGCAACAGCGATAAACGAAAAGTCCGGGACCTGAATTACCTCGACACGGTTACCGATCCGAAAGCCAAGTCATTCGTTTCAATGTTTTACGATTATATCATCGCCCAGACCAGGCTGCTGCTGAGTAAAATGGACAAAGGCGAAATTGAGGTAACCCATGATTTTTATCTGAAGAAATTCCAGCTGCTGAACCCGGAGCTTGGCTACGACTATATTCTCTTTGATGAAGGACAGGATGCTTCCCCGGCGATGCTCGATCTCTTCTTTAAGCAGAAAGCGGTAAAAGTAATCGTCGGAGATACCCATCAGCAGATCTACAGCTGGAGGTATGCCGTAAATTCCCTGGAGAAAGCAGACTTTACCACCCATCATCTTTCCACCAGCTTCCGGTTCGGACAGGATATTGCCGGGCTGGCTTCGGAGGTCCTGGAACTGAAAAGTCATCTTGATGAAAACTTTAAAGCCTCAGTTTCCATAACCGGAGCAGGCCTCAGCAAAGAAATAAAAACAAGAGCAACCCTGGCGAGAACCAATCTCGGGCTGCTGCTCAAAGCCATCGAATACGTAACGGAAAACAAAAGATCCAGACAGATTTATTTTGAAGGGAATATCAGTTCCTATACCTACGCCGATGACGGTGCATCGCTTTATGATGTATTGAATCTGTACAGCAACAAACGCCATCTCATCAAGGATGAATTGATCCGTTCCATGAAAGACTTAGCCGAGCTGGAAGATTACATTGAAAAAACAGAAGATGTGCAGCTTTCCCTTATGGTAGAGATCATTAAAGAATATGAAAGCGAAGTTCCGGAAATCATCAACACCATCAAGAAAAGGCATGTCGGTAACAACAGCAAAGAGGAAGCAGACATGATTTTCTCTACCGTTCACCGCTGCAAAGGCATGGAATACGACTCCGTTGAATTGGTAAATGATTTTATCTCCGAAAAAAGACTGGATAAACTTAAGGAAGACCGCCAGAATTTTGAACTGAACATTCCGAAGCTCAACGAAGAGATCAATCTGTTGTACGTTGCGGTAACAAGGACCAAAACCGATCTTTTTATTCCTGAAACTTTGCTGCCGGATACTTTTAATTCGGAATCAAAACATATTCATGTTGTAAAAGTGAAAAATGAAGATGACGCGCTACCGAAGAAAACTTCTTCTCCCGGTACCAAAACCAGCAATAAAACAGAGAAAACTTATTCCGTAGAGCAGATCCGTACGACCCACAAAGGAGCCTACAAGCCGTGGACCCAGGACGAGGACGAAGAACTGGCCGGAATGTTCGGCGACGGCTGCCCGATTAAAGAAATCGCCGATCATTTGGGAAGAACCAGAGGAGCCATTGTTGCCCGGATTAAAAAACTGGAACTCGAAAACTTTTATTAA
- a CDS encoding SMI1/KNR4 family protein: MNPTAEQYIAGLKKAYDENQGKESWDHFEKIKHGLAEENTQKLKTLYPEIPEALIDLLKYVDGTYWREYEGEKIAFYFLGSDMEEYPYYLLSSGEIIENHDLAFRYYADYIEGKYEGVDIDEKITVTAKNLNWLHFSDCMNNGGTSQLFIDFSPSENGKRGQIVMFVHDPDEFTVIADSFEDYLKMLMANGYDFINEEFME, from the coding sequence ATGAATCCTACCGCAGAACAGTATATTGCCGGACTGAAAAAAGCGTATGACGAAAATCAGGGGAAAGAAAGCTGGGACCACTTTGAAAAAATAAAGCATGGTCTTGCCGAAGAAAACACTCAGAAGCTGAAAACACTTTATCCGGAAATTCCTGAAGCGCTGATTGATCTTCTGAAATACGTAGATGGTACCTACTGGCGGGAATATGAGGGAGAGAAAATAGCATTCTACTTTCTCGGCTCCGATATGGAAGAGTATCCTTATTATCTGCTGTCTTCCGGTGAAATTATTGAAAACCATGATCTGGCATTCAGATATTACGCCGATTATATTGAAGGAAAATATGAAGGAGTAGATATCGACGAAAAAATTACGGTTACTGCCAAGAACCTGAATTGGCTCCATTTTTCGGACTGCATGAACAATGGCGGCACTTCGCAGCTGTTTATCGATTTCAGCCCGTCGGAAAATGGAAAGAGAGGACAGATCGTAATGTTTGTTCACGATCCCGATGAATTTACGGTCATCGCCGATAGCTTTGAAGACTACTTGAAGATGCTAATGGCTAACGGATACGATTTTATCAACGAAGAATTTATGGAGTAA
- a CDS encoding suppressor of fused domain protein, with protein sequence MNTEEYRKQFTEDDAVGWEYINKELEKIYPGQEPLHFAPPLHYVAGGNDPLDGISVYRSEKQEKHFHFVTYGFSELYYNEKSVGGEFSKFGFELTFRLKMEQEDDNIHWVCNLLQNLARYVFQSGKWFEEYHLIPANGPIRSGYDTDMTALAFALDPELGKINTPHGEVSFLQIVGLTTDEFKQLEQNPGPSETEKMLETLKYNNGLLITDLQR encoded by the coding sequence ATGAACACAGAAGAATACAGAAAACAATTTACGGAAGACGATGCGGTCGGATGGGAATACATTAATAAAGAACTTGAAAAAATTTATCCCGGACAGGAACCGCTACATTTTGCACCACCACTCCATTACGTGGCAGGAGGCAATGACCCGCTGGACGGCATCAGCGTTTACCGTAGTGAGAAACAGGAAAAGCACTTTCATTTTGTAACGTATGGATTTTCGGAACTGTACTACAATGAAAAAAGTGTAGGCGGGGAATTCAGCAAATTCGGATTTGAACTCACTTTCAGACTGAAGATGGAACAGGAAGACGACAACATCCATTGGGTGTGCAACCTCCTTCAGAATTTAGCGCGGTACGTTTTCCAGTCCGGGAAGTGGTTTGAAGAATATCATCTGATTCCCGCCAACGGCCCGATCCGGAGCGGATACGATACCGATATGACCGCACTTGCTTTTGCACTCGATCCCGAACTCGGAAAAATAAACACGCCACACGGAGAAGTTTCCTTTTTGCAGATTGTAGGTCTCACCACCGACGAATTCAAACAATTGGAACAGAATCCGGGCCCTTCCGAAACCGAAAAAATGCTTGAAACGCTGAAATATAATAATGGGCTTTTGATTACAGATTTGCAGAGATAA
- a CDS encoding DUF2461 domain-containing protein, with protein sequence MKKAFKFLKQLEKNNTREWFAAHKAEYEAIVKENKALFNQIYAELQQHDCVNGIHIYRIYRDVRFSKDQTPYKTHFGAGYSRLKPMLRGGYYIHLEPGNSFVGGGFWGPDAKDLLRIRKEFEISNAEIEKITSDDTFINYFQEIKGDAVKTAPRGFDKNHPAINLIRKKQYVVMRPFTDQEVLSGDFAKEAVLTFLAMRPFFNYMSEVLTTDLNGASLI encoded by the coding sequence ATGAAAAAAGCCTTTAAATTCCTTAAGCAGCTCGAGAAAAACAACACCCGCGAATGGTTTGCCGCACACAAAGCAGAATACGAGGCTATAGTAAAAGAAAACAAGGCTCTTTTTAACCAGATCTACGCTGAACTTCAGCAGCATGACTGTGTGAATGGCATCCATATATACCGGATTTACAGGGATGTCCGGTTTTCAAAAGACCAGACGCCGTACAAAACCCATTTCGGAGCCGGATATTCCCGCCTGAAACCGATGTTGAGAGGAGGCTATTACATTCATCTTGAACCCGGCAACAGTTTTGTGGGCGGCGGATTCTGGGGACCGGATGCCAAAGATCTGCTCCGCATCCGTAAAGAATTTGAAATCAGCAACGCGGAAATTGAAAAGATCACTTCAGACGATACCTTCATCAACTATTTTCAAGAAATAAAAGGCGACGCCGTGAAAACCGCACCGAGAGGTTTTGATAAAAACCATCCCGCCATTAATCTCATCCGGAAAAAGCAGTACGTGGTCATGCGGCCATTTACCGACCAGGAAGTTCTATCAGGTGATTTTGCGAAAGAAGCAGTCCTCACCTTTCTTGCCATGCGCCCTTTCTTCAATTACATGAGCGAAGTGCTGACGACAGATTTGAACGGAGCGTCTTTGATTTGA
- a CDS encoding kelch repeat-containing protein, with product MKKTVFLLFIFGLFLANAQTLNFKHLADMSVRRGGISSTISGDHIYVSNGYRDNDGSATFIEKYSIKDNRWSVVNAKLLPRRFGNSETDGHKIYIFNGWGNSHLEILDLETNKITKGAVNRAYTGNAGSAIHNGKIYVFGGSGLNNASTTLFSNRFQYYDIASDTWHPLPDMPTAREAKGKIVNDKLYVIGGFNGTPSRLVNVYDLNKNLWTEQYKMPLAISGHSLAVSGHKIFIAGGSNNQTFLAYFDTETNTLHQLSSNMIPRRHTAAEIYNDKLYIIGGSTTSSTKSALKSLQAADISEGALSAESTR from the coding sequence TTGAAAAAAACAGTATTTCTCCTTTTCATTTTCGGCTTATTCCTGGCGAATGCGCAAACCCTTAATTTTAAGCATCTTGCGGACATGTCTGTTCGCAGAGGAGGGATAAGCAGTACAATTTCAGGTGATCATATCTATGTGAGTAACGGGTACAGAGACAATGATGGCAGTGCCACTTTTATTGAGAAATACAGCATTAAAGATAACCGCTGGAGCGTCGTCAACGCTAAGTTGCTTCCCAGAAGATTCGGTAATTCGGAGACGGATGGTCATAAAATTTATATTTTTAACGGCTGGGGAAACAGCCATCTTGAAATTCTGGACCTCGAAACAAATAAGATCACAAAGGGAGCTGTTAACCGTGCCTACACGGGAAATGCAGGTTCTGCCATCCATAACGGAAAAATATATGTGTTTGGAGGCAGTGGGCTAAACAATGCTTCAACCACTTTGTTTTCCAACAGATTCCAATACTATGATATTGCTTCCGATACCTGGCATCCCTTACCCGATATGCCGACAGCCCGAGAAGCAAAAGGCAAAATTGTAAATGATAAACTGTATGTCATCGGTGGTTTCAACGGTACGCCTTCCCGGCTGGTCAATGTTTACGATCTCAACAAAAATCTCTGGACTGAGCAATATAAAATGCCTTTGGCAATATCCGGTCATTCATTGGCGGTATCCGGTCATAAGATCTTTATTGCAGGAGGGAGCAATAATCAGACGTTTTTAGCCTATTTCGATACGGAAACCAATACACTGCACCAATTATCCTCCAATATGATTCCCAGAAGACATACCGCTGCAGAAATCTATAACGATAAACTCTACATCATCGGCGGAAGTACGACATCTTCCACCAAATCGGCCCTTAAAAGCCTTCAGGCTGCGGATATCAGCGAGGGAGCACTTTCTGCTGAAAGTACCCGTTAA
- a CDS encoding SymE family type I addiction module toxin, which produces MKQEKKFNHKKDRYLKVYGKYTGNSNPWRPNILPEIRLCGKWLQEIGFEQGNTIKVQQRKNKITITLDPQAKN; this is translated from the coding sequence ATGAAGCAAGAAAAAAAATTTAACCATAAAAAGGATCGTTATTTGAAAGTATATGGAAAATACACCGGCAATTCCAATCCCTGGCGACCTAATATCCTTCCTGAAATCCGTCTATGTGGCAAATGGCTGCAGGAAATCGGCTTTGAGCAAGGCAATACCATCAAAGTGCAGCAGAGAAAAAATAAAATAACCATTACGCTGGATCCGCAGGCAAAAAATTAA
- a CDS encoding helix-turn-helix transcriptional regulator, protein MSKINLNRIKSVLAEKNKTSKDLAGHLGKTESTVSRWCTNEVQPSIETLYEISKFLEVDIRELLVSTGS, encoded by the coding sequence GTGTCGAAAATAAATTTAAATAGAATAAAGTCTGTCTTAGCAGAAAAAAATAAGACCAGCAAGGATCTCGCCGGTCATTTAGGAAAGACAGAATCCACCGTTTCACGCTGGTGTACCAATGAAGTCCAGCCTTCCATTGAAACACTTTACGAAATATCTAAGTTTCTGGAAGTAGATATCCGGGAATTATTGGTATCGACGGGTTCATGA
- a CDS encoding helix-turn-helix domain-containing protein: MTRDQLKKEFGKRIIMLREQKGWSQSDLARACSKDRQAIEKLENGKVNPTLYTLLELANALEISLGELVDLK, encoded by the coding sequence ATGACCAGAGATCAGTTAAAAAAAGAATTTGGTAAAAGAATTATCATGCTTCGTGAACAGAAGGGCTGGAGCCAATCTGATCTCGCTCGTGCGTGCAGTAAAGACCGACAAGCGATTGAAAAGCTTGAAAATGGAAAAGTGAATCCTACGCTTTATACTTTGTTGGAACTGGCGAATGCTTTGGAAATTTCTTTGGGGGAGTTGGTGGATTTAAAGTGA
- a CDS encoding HNH endonuclease, giving the protein MEKKKNLCIELKRLISQKPLENTDYYQLLVYSEENNKFNYTIMTNWCGNDENNPLIEIREPSLIIPDIAIQLFKDVKKPLLVINNKTDLGYFMNLFGGNGLITKELCELYLSELIKPKKNIKTYYGGYHNIESIPKTKFNRAANPKLRMRILKRDNLRCKVCGASPQNNEHVELHLHHITPHSHCGLTEEKNLITLCHTCHKGLEPHLDYSLYSLIDVGMFSDYTYQDEYIQRIKNNIKLGIERIKKKL; this is encoded by the coding sequence ATGGAAAAAAAGAAAAATTTATGTATAGAATTAAAGAGACTGATTTCTCAAAAACCTTTAGAAAACACTGATTATTATCAACTTTTAGTATATTCTGAGGAAAATAACAAATTCAATTACACCATTATGACAAATTGGTGTGGAAATGATGAAAATAATCCATTGATTGAAATAAGAGAGCCCTCTCTAATTATCCCAGATATTGCAATTCAACTTTTTAAAGATGTTAAAAAACCATTGTTAGTTATTAATAACAAAACTGATTTGGGATATTTTATGAATTTATTTGGAGGTAATGGACTAATTACAAAAGAACTATGTGAATTATATCTATCAGAATTAATTAAACCCAAAAAAAATATAAAGACCTATTATGGAGGTTATCACAACATAGAGTCGATTCCAAAAACTAAATTCAACAGAGCAGCCAACCCCAAATTAAGGATGAGAATTCTTAAGAGAGATAACTTAAGATGTAAAGTTTGTGGAGCTTCTCCTCAAAATAATGAGCACGTAGAATTACATCTACATCATATAACTCCCCATTCTCACTGTGGTTTAACAGAAGAAAAGAATCTTATAACATTATGTCATACATGTCATAAAGGACTTGAACCACATTTAGATTATTCACTATATTCATTGATTGATGTTGGTATGTTTTCAGATTATACATATCAAGATGAATATATACAAAGAATAAAAAATAACATCAAATTAGGAATTGAAAGAATAAAGAAAAAACTGTAG
- a CDS encoding alpha/beta hydrolase, whose translation MNINIFSNLFIRLSLIVLPGFVFSQSADFTIRDVKFESQRITLAGSIVKSEKPWAAVVIVHGSDPVKREMEFAKRLAKEGIAVLTYDKRGVGESGGIYVGPSVGTNNIDPANFNLLAQDADAAVKIFRTYLKDQKIPIGLVGFSQAGWIIPMAASKNPQIKFMVLFSCPTITTLEQLRFQFYTNGNPNFWENHTQDDAVEHTKNDPDRYQFTATDPKISLNTLSIPGLWLYGEKDIQIPVKLCIEHLNTFKAQGKPFEYALFSKLGHSTSSRSDTEPFDIAVQWIKQKASLRK comes from the coding sequence ATGAATATCAACATTTTTTCTAACTTATTTATAAGGCTGTCACTAATAGTGCTGCCAGGATTTGTATTTTCACAGTCAGCAGACTTTACCATTCGGGATGTAAAATTTGAAAGTCAGAGGATCACTCTTGCAGGATCAATAGTAAAATCTGAAAAGCCATGGGCAGCAGTGGTCATCGTTCATGGGTCCGACCCGGTAAAAAGAGAAATGGAGTTTGCAAAACGGCTCGCTAAAGAAGGCATTGCCGTACTTACCTATGACAAACGCGGCGTAGGAGAATCCGGCGGTATATATGTAGGACCGTCCGTTGGTACCAATAACATCGACCCTGCTAATTTCAATCTATTGGCTCAGGATGCAGACGCTGCCGTAAAAATATTCCGGACCTATTTGAAAGACCAAAAAATACCCATCGGACTCGTAGGTTTTAGTCAGGCAGGATGGATCATTCCCATGGCTGCCAGTAAAAATCCGCAAATTAAATTTATGGTTTTGTTCAGTTGCCCTACCATCACCACACTGGAGCAGCTCCGCTTTCAGTTCTATACCAATGGAAACCCCAATTTCTGGGAAAACCATACCCAGGATGACGCCGTTGAGCATACTAAAAACGATCCGGACCGGTATCAGTTTACAGCAACTGACCCCAAAATATCCCTGAATACCCTTTCCATTCCGGGACTCTGGCTTTATGGTGAAAAAGACATCCAGATTCCGGTAAAGCTGTGCATCGAACACCTGAATACATTCAAAGCGCAGGGCAAACCTTTTGAGTATGCTCTTTTCAGTAAGCTGGGACACAGCACCTCTTCCCGCAGTGATACAGAACCGTTTGACATTGCTGTTCAATGGATAAAGCAGAAAGCTTCATTACGAAAGTAA